The Branchiostoma lanceolatum isolate klBraLanc5 chromosome 3, klBraLanc5.hap2, whole genome shotgun sequence DNA segment GACGGGCCCTCACCCATGGGAACTCCCGGGTGGGCCTGACTAACCCCCGGGTGAGGGATGGCCGGTCCGTCCTGCCCCTGTGGCATGGACCCATACTGCCCCTGGGGCATGTGGGGGTGGTGGTAAGGCACTTGTGGAGACATCATGTGTGGGGACGAGCCCATCCCGTGCGGAGGGTTGCCCATCATCTGTGACCTCATGGGCATGCCGTGGTGCATGGACATCCTGTGCATTCCCACTCCAGGGGGCATATGTCCAGCACTGCTGCCCGGCGGCATTCGGTACTGGGGCGGGATCTGATGGGGGTGGAGCGGAACCTGGTATCTCTGCATGGGATGCGACGGCATTCGCGGCACTGGCACGCCTGTCATGGCTGGACCACTGGCAGGAACCTGCATCTGTGGATGCTGGGGAGGAAGAGGTGTTCCAGCCGCGTGGGAAGTGGGAACACCAGGGGTGGTCGAAGTTGACAATgttgccgttgccatggcagatCCTTCCTGTGGGAGTCCTGGACTGTCCTTTTTGATGGGCTCCCCAGTCATTGGGGCCTTCTTATTTGTAATGTCTGATGCTTCTGATGCCTGACTATCTTCTATTTTGTCTCCACTACTGTCAGTGCTGCCCTCTTTCTTCTCAGGCGGTGGAGATTTGAGTTGCTGTTGATTATCTTGCTGACTTCCAGTCATTGGTTCAGACAACTCTCCCTGTACAGAAGTAGCCTTATCTTTGCTTTCACTGCCTGTATCTTCTGATTTTGATTGTGTTTCGTCTTTTTTCTCACCTGGCTGACCCTCAGGTGTTTGCCTGGAGCTTGGATCCCCTGTTGCGTCAGGCGGCGTGGTATTATTGCTGTTGTGAGGCAGGGTTGCTGGGGGATATGGGGCCATAGGTTGGCTGGATGGGGCAAGAGGCTGCCCCTGGGGCCCAAAGGCAGCTGGGTTGACCAGAGAATACCTTCTCTCTTGCTGCATGTAGTTTCCCTGAGACATTGGCGGCGGCCCCTGCATCTGAGGGTGGGGGAGCCCAGGAGGTGGCCCCTGGGGTGCCGACGGATGTGGCCCCTGAAGAGCCCCTGGCGGCGGGCCCTGAGGAGGAACCTGATGTGGCCCCTGGGGGGGCTGTCCTGGGTGGGGTGCACCGGGCGACGCCTGTGGTCTGTTGACCCACTCTCTGGAATGTTGGTTCAAGTCGATCATCTGGGGGTACCGTTGCTGCATGGGGTAACCTGGCTGGGGCTGCCCTGCTCCAGGCTGAGGTGGTCTCTGACCCTGAGTTATCATGGGGTTACGTTGGTCATAGGGGTTGGGAGGGCCCTGCCCCGGGGCCGGGGGCATCCACTGCTGTCCGCTGTAAGGTGGCATGTTTGGTGGTCTCTGATTGGGTGGAACTTGCGGGCTGTTAGCAGCATATGGTGGAACTCCCTGTTGTTGGGGGTACCCATTGGGAGGCATATTTGGAGGCATTCTGTACATAGGGTTCCCTTGGCCGGGACCGTTACTATACGGCATGTTTGGGGGCCTGTTGGGGTCGTAAGGCCCAGGTGGTCTTTGTCCCACCTCCTTCCCCATACGGTGCCTCAGGAAGGCCTCGTGCAGTGCGTTCCGCCCGTCCGGGGCCATCCCTGGGTGCTGGGGCGGGTATCCCTGTACAGGACGGGGGTACATTCCAGGTCTGGGCCCTCCGTTAGGCTGCATGTAGGGATGACCGGGTCTGGCCATGGGGTGGCCTGGTGGATAGTTCATCCCCCCAGGGGCCTGGGATATTACAGTACCATTGGCCATTCGATGGATCTGCATTTCATTGGGCATGTATGGAAACGGCGGCTGCACTTTATTGTACGAGTTGTCCATCTCCGTTCCTAGGGGCGGACTCTCCTGGTCTCTGTTGTGATAAAGTACAACTTGACCAGACGGCCCCTTTTCACctggcttcttcttcttcttcttgatctCTGAGACAGGTATATCATCTTCTCCAACCTGTTACAAGAAATTTGGTAAGACAGAGCTGTAAAACATTGTGGCTAGCAGTTATCCGTACCATCTTTATGTTTAAACTTCGAGGATAAAAAATTGTAATCATCTTTCCATGGAATCTTAAAGTTAGATGTATTTTCTTTCTTGGAATaacaaacactgaaaatatacaCCAACATCACAAGCATTTATCCGAAAATGTAGTGTTAAAAAATATGTTGCAATAAGCTACctggcaagaacttgcaaataaagttACTTATTATGGTATATAGGTAaactgaattcaatcaagcctcctgtgaccgctcgccggcctgtaaccgcctcgcaacccaagagcttgatggctATGGCCGCTAACTCAAGTgaatcctcctttctaaatatggataatttatgcagccgTCACCAGCCCACAGAGCTGTCTGCCCAGGCCAGACTCTAGTTCCTAaggatctattgctgttgctatccagtgattgacagctgcagatgtctgatctgcaggtggtaggaagagagtttcacaggccatttctctgtactttgaacatttttcggctgtcaagtcttttcttgttggattttcaaacttggtttttgatgtgggagaaactgacattgtctgcctctaaaggaacagataaactaaggaggtttaaaatcccttttaaccggcttggatacatctcatttctcaccctcccaacatctggatctcatttcccatcccttcctcccTGTCTGCTTGTGGTGCCAgttgtgacagctaacagacaggataacaaggtggtttctatggcaatgggagcctagctgaaatcctgccctatgattggtgttaccatttttgataacagtcCTCCTGGCTTAGAGCAACcagagcacaaactccgcggggaggggagagaaacccccggacatctggagtttgcgttatacagactagtatATAGGCTATACAAAGGTCGCTGGTTTGAAAATTGCTAACATAAGATGAAGGATATATTGATAGGAAAGCACAGCATACCTGGTACTCGTCATCACTGTCTGCCTCTTCTTTAGGGAACTCTTTCCTCATGTTCTTCTTGAACAGCCTCTCCAGTTTCTGTGCCATCTCAGTGTATTCTGTAAGAAGATTAAAGATTTAAGACAGTTGATGGGGTAAGGTTTTTGTCCTGAATGACAAGGGAGGCGTGTGTGCAAAAACATCAACATAGGGAAAATACACTATGAATCTAGTGAGTGTGATAAAAAGAGAAGGGGGAAATGTAGGTTTTTGACAATCCTTTCCTCGAAGTTTTGAAGGAATAGCTAAAAGCTTTTGTCTACCTATATGTGGCACCTACCATTGTTGGGCCCATTGTAGTCAAGACAGTTGTCAAACATGAGCTGGAAGTCAGCGACCAACTAAGAAAGAACAGTGCAAAAAAGGTTGTTAATATAATAACCAACAGTTCATGCTTTTGGACATACATTCCAGGCCTTCATCTACAGTTACTTCCATGAAAAGTTACAGCAAAATGTAATGACAAAGAAGAAAGTCTCATTACTTCCTCTTTCTTGTTGTAGACCTTGTCGTTGAGTTTCTTCTCTATTGATGACAGGTCCATAGGGTGCTGGGAGAATAAAATGACAAATGAGTAAATACATCATTTCTGAGCATTTGTCTtaagctaaaaaaaaaagaagcaaattGGAATATGGTTAAAATTTTAAAGCCTCAACATTTAAGGTTAATCTTCATCACTGCTACATGAAATCAGCAGAATATGTATCAAAAGCCTTAAGACTGGCAATCTATTCTATGTATGATAGAATATAGAATTACAGCAGCTtcattttctctttttctttgaTGATTGTAAAATGTTAATGTTGGTTTCATTTGATGAAGACTCACCTCAATGATGTCATGGTAGCCGGGAGCATAAGACTCGTCAACAGGCTCAGCAAACGGCCAGGCATCTTCGTGTGCCTTCACTGAATCAAAAACTGGagaggcaaaaaaaaaaaaaaatgttggttaAGACCTTTATGCAATGACTGCAGCAGGGGGTTAGTCTGCTGGTAGTGGGGTGTGTTtcactaccatactctttcccaaatgctgagtgctaagcagagaaaacaGCAGGTACCATTTTTAAATCTTTGGTACGACTCAGGGATCAAACTCACAACTTActgaatgtagaaaaaaagtatcCCTGAAATTTTCCTTAATTTTGAGCTCACACGAACAGTCACCAAATGTGTGATAGTTGGTAAGTCAAAGCTCAAACATATTCCATGTTTTTGTGCTGCTGAAGTGACAaggaatttgaaagaaaaaaaaggtgacatGCAGCAGAGAAGTCCTTACCCTTGTACATAGCTATGTACACATCATCATCCAGCTCAAACATGTCAGCATCAGAGCTGTCCTGGGTGTCGGCTGGCTGAGGGGAGTCCTCAAAAGACTTCAGCAGCTCGGGCGGGATCTCCTTACCCTGCGCCAACAGCCACGCCTTCTCCTCCCGTAGACGCGCTCGCTTCTCTCGTGCTAAATTAGATGAAGGATAATGTTCAATGaaaagaaacacagaaaaatccACAAttgatatcaagaaatatacacaaatcacGCTAATAAATAACCATTTTTACGTTTATGtctcttgttgtcttttatgttgtACTTTTCGTACCGgaaaactgcccggccgggccccagctttgaaatgtgaccctagcattacagagatacatgtaacatcaagTTTTTCAGAATTTTCCTGACTGAAACACTGCCTTATAGCTGTGATCCTTTTGCAAGGGAGACAACTGGTAGAGGTGACTTacatcacctgttttgtctccccctccattCATTGTTATGTAAAAGTAAGcagacaaataaagaaataaagatccATCTTTATTCTTCATAGGATCTCCTTTAACAATTTTGTAGCTCTCTTTCAACAACAGTTCCAATATGCTCACCTTCGCGAGCCCTTTCCATGGCCTCCTCCCGTAGCTTAGCCCGTCTTTCTcgatctttctttctctcttcttcCAGCTTTTTCCTAAGTTCAGCTTCTTCCTTCATCTGTCTTTCCTGCTCCTCGGCAAGGGCAATGGCAGCCAGCCTCTCCTGATGGAATCAGACATGGATGTTAGgaaatcaatacatgtattgatagaAAACCATgcagtacaattttttttcaaaggccTGAGGATCATGAAAAACAGTTTAACTCCTACACTTGCATGTAACTGATAGAGCTGCTACTGCACCAAGTCGCTACATATCGGTTATGGAGACTGCAAAAGGCAATACCAGATATGCTCTGTAACATCAACAACCCTACGGTTCATGCATATAATCTAAATCAAACTAACAAATACTGCAAAAGACTGTGCACCAGTAGTGTTTGTTGGGTCAGCTTTATCTTCAAGCATGTGAGGTCAATGAAGTAACGGCATTGTGAAACACGAAGTCTGTCATACTCACATCCTCTTCCTGCTTAATCCGGAGAACCTGTATCCTCTCGGAGGCTCTTCTAGGTGCAAGGTCAAATAGCTTCTTCTCTTGTAACTTCTCCTGCACAACAAAACATTCATTGTTATCACTTTGTACTTGTCACCTGTGTAAAAATCAAATAGACTTCTAAGTCTACAATTCCTGGAAATTTATGAGAAATAGTACCATATCAGGCATGGAATTCTATTTAGGGCATTAGGAAAGTACCCTCTAGAATTGAGTTGAGTATTCTATTATCTATATCTTTGAGGAAAATCCAAATAAAATGTTCCTTGAAACGGCTTCTACTTGGACTAGGAGTATCAATCATTTAACACATTTAATCATCATTTCAAACTTCTGC contains these protein-coding regions:
- the LOC136430108 gene encoding chromatin remodeling regulator CECR2-like isoform X2, which translates into the protein MAGSKDKNKKKEPSQLEKIRSWWEVPAIAHFCSLFRAAFNLSDFEIEELEEALLADDGTCDGETHVFLADLIARLLRGCYGRRDIGLDNFELWLVDIMKHRWEMEEGRPNPLQNKEFQDLSLRKKVEIIHALCDYRLDAEDVQDLLKRQQCKKSGTLSLGSEASISSARKSDAPVFRTWERRKQKGSASDENLCRRWTYLQARLGDMPRLGLEADSLRLEALGTDNNGASYWYFYGTRLYKEDPVVVAQDKADKKKQQDKKKRKKLKEKEKKKKQKGKGKDKTKNKVKHKKRKKDDSSDSDSEASDQEEQSKKKKRRKHNPTKDSASDASSEGEDNDVHGSGDEREFNERWSLICSTAEDWSDLAESFKGSRTQVERRLYKTLMEDFVPEIPEMIAAKEKLQEKKLFDLAPRRASERIQVLRIKQEEDERLAAIALAEEQERQMKEEAELRKKLEEERKKDRERRAKLREEAMERAREAREKRARLREEKAWLLAQGKEIPPELLKSFEDSPQPADTQDSSDADMFELDDDVYIAMYKVFDSVKAHEDAWPFAEPVDESYAPGYHDIIEHPMDLSSIEKKLNDKVYNKKEELVADFQLMFDNCLDYNGPNNEYTEMAQKLERLFKKNMRKEFPKEEADSDDEYQVGEDDIPVSEIKKKKKKPGEKGPSGQVVLYHNRDQESPPLGTEMDNSYNKVQPPFPYMPNEMQIHRMANGTVISQAPGGMNYPPGHPMARPGHPYMQPNGGPRPGMYPRPVQGYPPQHPGMAPDGRNALHEAFLRHRMGKEVGQRPPGPYDPNRPPNMPYSNGPGQGNPMYRMPPNMPPNGYPQQQGVPPYAANSPQVPPNQRPPNMPPYSGQQWMPPAPGQGPPNPYDQRNPMITQGQRPPQPGAGQPQPGYPMQQRYPQMIDLNQHSREWVNRPQASPGAPHPGQPPQGPHQVPPQGPPPGALQGPHPSAPQGPPPGLPHPQMQGPPPMSQGNYMQQERRYSLVNPAAFGPQGQPLAPSSQPMAPYPPATLPHNSNNTTPPDATGDPSSRQTPEGQPGEKKDETQSKSEDTGSESKDKATSVQGELSEPMTGSQQDNQQQLKSPPPEKKEGSTDSSGDKIEDSQASEASDITNKKAPMTGEPIKKDSPGLPQEGSAMATATLSTSTTPGVPTSHAAGTPLPPQHPQMQVPASGPAMTGVPVPRMPSHPMQRYQVPLHPHQIPPQYRMPPGSSAGHMPPGVGMHRMSMHHGMPMRSQMMGNPPHGMGSSPHMMSPQVPYHHPHMPQGQYGSMPQGQDGPAIPHPGVSQAHPGVPMGEGPSPSQPPRQESQLVKLLMSPRLPSAPRHLAMGPSQPHMPPYGAPGPYYGRHPEAGFANGVQSRLPFNTATSSPQSQTATPIHRVANPAMPGFSTSMSAATSTSTEATLSTVAVSSLIDGDDDIGFDDKPKPKPVEPAATEGDSRSSSPKEILDLDSQPKPKPAMSAAPPFPFHSQSEAMPQPINQSQASPHLVSQLQRGMNGQMMGSYPRPGMPMQGLPPNHPMYREMYAQQMYQEQQMKRPYPPHQYPAATQYADPKLTPQPTTMSYPAASYQQVRNGELPPQ
- the LOC136430108 gene encoding chromatin remodeling regulator CECR2-like isoform X1 encodes the protein MAGSKDKNKKKEPSQLEKIRSWWEVPAIAHFCSLFRAAFNLSDFEIEELEEALLADDGTCDGETHVFLADLIARLLRGCYGRRDIGLDNFELWLVDIMKHRWEMEEGRPNPLQNKEFQDLSLRKKVEIIHALCDYRLDAEDVQDLLKRQQCKKSGTLSLGSEASISSARKSDAPVFRTWERRKQKGSASDENLCRRWTYLQARLGDMPRLGLEADSLRLEALGTDNNGASYWYFYGTRLYKEDPVVVAQDKADKKKQQDKKKRKKLKEKEKKKKQKGKGKDKTKNKVKHKKRKKDDSSDSDSEASDQEEQSKKKKRRKHNPTKDSASDASSEGEDNDVHGSGDEREFNERWSLICSTAEDWSDLAESFKGSRTQVERRLYKTLMEDFVPEIPEMIAAKDNIDTIYARWAGIAADTHDEKLQEKKLFDLAPRRASERIQVLRIKQEEDERLAAIALAEEQERQMKEEAELRKKLEEERKKDRERRAKLREEAMERAREAREKRARLREEKAWLLAQGKEIPPELLKSFEDSPQPADTQDSSDADMFELDDDVYIAMYKVFDSVKAHEDAWPFAEPVDESYAPGYHDIIEHPMDLSSIEKKLNDKVYNKKEELVADFQLMFDNCLDYNGPNNEYTEMAQKLERLFKKNMRKEFPKEEADSDDEYQVGEDDIPVSEIKKKKKKPGEKGPSGQVVLYHNRDQESPPLGTEMDNSYNKVQPPFPYMPNEMQIHRMANGTVISQAPGGMNYPPGHPMARPGHPYMQPNGGPRPGMYPRPVQGYPPQHPGMAPDGRNALHEAFLRHRMGKEVGQRPPGPYDPNRPPNMPYSNGPGQGNPMYRMPPNMPPNGYPQQQGVPPYAANSPQVPPNQRPPNMPPYSGQQWMPPAPGQGPPNPYDQRNPMITQGQRPPQPGAGQPQPGYPMQQRYPQMIDLNQHSREWVNRPQASPGAPHPGQPPQGPHQVPPQGPPPGALQGPHPSAPQGPPPGLPHPQMQGPPPMSQGNYMQQERRYSLVNPAAFGPQGQPLAPSSQPMAPYPPATLPHNSNNTTPPDATGDPSSRQTPEGQPGEKKDETQSKSEDTGSESKDKATSVQGELSEPMTGSQQDNQQQLKSPPPEKKEGSTDSSGDKIEDSQASEASDITNKKAPMTGEPIKKDSPGLPQEGSAMATATLSTSTTPGVPTSHAAGTPLPPQHPQMQVPASGPAMTGVPVPRMPSHPMQRYQVPLHPHQIPPQYRMPPGSSAGHMPPGVGMHRMSMHHGMPMRSQMMGNPPHGMGSSPHMMSPQVPYHHPHMPQGQYGSMPQGQDGPAIPHPGVSQAHPGVPMGEGPSPSQPPRQESQLVKLLMSPRLPSAPRHLAMGPSQPHMPPYGAPGPYYGRHPEAGFANGVQSRLPFNTATSSPQSQTATPIHRVANPAMPGFSTSMSAATSTSTEATLSTVAVSSLIDGDDDIGFDDKPKPKPVEPAATEGDSRSSSPKEILDLDSQPKPKPAMSAAPPFPFHSQSEAMPQPINQSQASPHLVSQLQRGMNGQMMGSYPRPGMPMQGLPPNHPMYREMYAQQMYQEQQMKRPYPPHQYPAATQYADPKLTPQPTTMSYPAASYQQVRNGELPPQ
- the LOC136430108 gene encoding chromatin remodeling regulator CECR2-like isoform X3, with translation MAGSKDKNKKKEPSQLEKIRSWWEVPAIAHFCSLFRAAFNLSDFEIEELEEALLADDGTCDGETHVFLADLIARLLRGCYGRRDIGLDNFELWLVDIMKHRWEMEEGRPNPLQNKEFQDLSLRKKVEIIHALCDYRLDAEDVQDLLKGLEADSLRLEALGTDNNGASYWYFYGTRLYKEDPVVVAQDKADKKKQQDKKKRKKLKEKEKKKKQKGKGKDKTKNKVKHKKRKKDDSSDSDSEASDQEEQSKKKKRRKHNPTKDSASDASSEGEDNDVHGSGDEREFNERWSLICSTAEDWSDLAESFKGSRTQVERRLYKTLMEDFVPEIPEMIAAKDNIDTIYARWAGIAADTHDEKLQEKKLFDLAPRRASERIQVLRIKQEEDERLAAIALAEEQERQMKEEAELRKKLEEERKKDRERRAKLREEAMERAREAREKRARLREEKAWLLAQGKEIPPELLKSFEDSPQPADTQDSSDADMFELDDDVYIAMYKVFDSVKAHEDAWPFAEPVDESYAPGYHDIIEHPMDLSSIEKKLNDKVYNKKEELVADFQLMFDNCLDYNGPNNEYTEMAQKLERLFKKNMRKEFPKEEADSDDEYQVGEDDIPVSEIKKKKKKPGEKGPSGQVVLYHNRDQESPPLGTEMDNSYNKVQPPFPYMPNEMQIHRMANGTVISQAPGGMNYPPGHPMARPGHPYMQPNGGPRPGMYPRPVQGYPPQHPGMAPDGRNALHEAFLRHRMGKEVGQRPPGPYDPNRPPNMPYSNGPGQGNPMYRMPPNMPPNGYPQQQGVPPYAANSPQVPPNQRPPNMPPYSGQQWMPPAPGQGPPNPYDQRNPMITQGQRPPQPGAGQPQPGYPMQQRYPQMIDLNQHSREWVNRPQASPGAPHPGQPPQGPHQVPPQGPPPGALQGPHPSAPQGPPPGLPHPQMQGPPPMSQGNYMQQERRYSLVNPAAFGPQGQPLAPSSQPMAPYPPATLPHNSNNTTPPDATGDPSSRQTPEGQPGEKKDETQSKSEDTGSESKDKATSVQGELSEPMTGSQQDNQQQLKSPPPEKKEGSTDSSGDKIEDSQASEASDITNKKAPMTGEPIKKDSPGLPQEGSAMATATLSTSTTPGVPTSHAAGTPLPPQHPQMQVPASGPAMTGVPVPRMPSHPMQRYQVPLHPHQIPPQYRMPPGSSAGHMPPGVGMHRMSMHHGMPMRSQMMGNPPHGMGSSPHMMSPQVPYHHPHMPQGQYGSMPQGQDGPAIPHPGVSQAHPGVPMGEGPSPSQPPRQESQLVKLLMSPRLPSAPRHLAMGPSQPHMPPYGAPGPYYGRHPEAGFANGVQSRLPFNTATSSPQSQTATPIHRVANPAMPGFSTSMSAATSTSTEATLSTVAVSSLIDGDDDIGFDDKPKPKPVEPAATEGDSRSSSPKEILDLDSQPKPKPAMSAAPPFPFHSQSEAMPQPINQSQASPHLVSQLQRGMNGQMMGSYPRPGMPMQGLPPNHPMYREMYAQQMYQEQQMKRPYPPHQYPAATQYADPKLTPQPTTMSYPAASYQQVRNGELPPQ